One Pyrus communis chromosome 13, drPyrComm1.1, whole genome shotgun sequence genomic window carries:
- the LOC137713148 gene encoding uncharacterized protein isoform X2, producing the protein MAVASKTRNMLENFVREGSFKWLLGNRSPYDEELEELERSPSARTNWVPELSPIANIVVRRCSKILGVPTTELREGFNSEASESIKHPSCYARNFLEYCCFRALALSTQVTGHLADKKFRRLTYDMMIAWEAPAAASQPLLNLDEDLSVGVEAFSRIAPAVPIIANVITSENIFKVLASSSDGRLQFFTYDKYLSGLERAIRKMRSQSESSLLSAMRSSKREKILEVDGTVTTQPVLEHVGISTWPGRLILTDHALYFEALRVVSYDKAKQYDLSDDLKQVVKPELTGPWGTRLFDKAVFYKSVSLSEPAIIEFPELKGHTRRDYWLAIIREILYVHRFINKYQIKGIKKDEALSKAVLGILRLQAIKEISSQTDLRYEGLLMFNLCDQLPGGDLILETMADMSTFKEFDRSSKSKPGGGMYSISALDMISNLGFSFGTSSSSPVEAGLAVGEITVGEVTLLEKAVKESKNNYEKVALAQATVDGVKVEGIDTNFAELLFPMMELWTCLLSLALWEDPLKSLLFCCVFTYIICRGWLSYAFALTLIFIAVFMVLTRYFSQGKSTHEVKVLAPPAMNTMEQLLAVQNAISQAEGIIQDGNVVLLKLRALLLSLFPQASERFAIALVVMALALAFLPVKYIVLYIFLETFTCYSPVRRSSTERWTRRLREWWFSIPAAPVILEREKEEKKKK; encoded by the exons ATGGCCGTGGCAAGCAAAACCAGAAATATGCTCGAAAATTTTGTAAGAGAAGGATCCTTCAAATGGTTGCTTGGAAATCGAAGCCCTTATGATGAAGAATTGGAGGAGTTGGAAAGATCTCCTTCGGCCCGGACAAATTGGGTACCAGAGCTATCTCCAATTGCAAACATAGTAGTCCGAAGATGTTCAAA AATCCTTGGTGTTCCTACAACTGAGCTTCGTGAAGGCTTCAATTCTGAGGCTTCTGAATCTATAAAGCATCCGTCGTGTTATGCAAGGAACTTTTTGGAATACTGCTGTTTTCGAGCACTTGCTCTGTCCACTCAAGTAACAGGTCATCTGGCTGATAAAAAGTTTCGACGCCTGACATATGACATGATGATAGCTTGGGAGGCTCCAGCTGCTGCTAGCCAACCCTTACTAAAT TTAGATGAGGATTTATCCGTTGGGGTAGAGGCTTTCTCTAGAATAGCTCCAGCAGTTCCTATTATTGCAAATGTGATTAccagtgaaaatatttttaaggtGCTTGCATCATCAAGCGATGGGAGACTTCAGTTCTTCACATACGACAAGTACCTAAGTGGACTAGAAAG AGCAATAAGAAAAATGAGGAGCCAATCAGAGTCGTCACTTCTTTCTGCCATGCGATCATCAAAAAGAGAGAAGATTCTGGAAGTGGATGGAACAGTCACTACCCAGCCAGTTCTTGAGCATGTAGGAATTTCTACATGGCCTG GAAGGTTAATTCTGACAGACCATGCACTTTACTTTGAGGCCCTGCGTGTTGTATCTTATGACAAGGCGAAACAATATGATCTATCAGATGACTTAAAACAGGTTGTGAAACCCGAGTTGACTGGCCCCTGGGGTACTAGACTGTTTGACAAGGCAGTCTTTTATAAATCAGTTTCGTT ATCAGAACCAGCTATAATAGAGTTCCCAGAGCTGAAGGGGCATACACGTCGCGATTATTGGCTAGCAATCATACGGGAGATTTTATATGTTCATcgatttataaataaataccaGATCAAGGGGATTAAAAAGGATGAAGCACTTTCAAAGGCGGTGCTTGGAATTCTGCGACTACAagcaattaaagaaattagctCTCAAACTGATTTACGCTACGAGGGTCTTTTAATGTTCAATCTTTGTGATCAATTACCAGGTGGAGACTTGATACTTGAAACCATGGCAGATATGTCAACTTTTAAGGAATTCGATAGGTCTAGCAAATCTAAGCCCGGAGGTGGAATGTATTCGATCTCAGCCTTGGACATGATTTCTAACCTGGGATTTTCATTTGGAACAAGTTCTAGTAGTCCTGTTGAGGCTGGGCTTGCCGTGGGTGAGATAACTGTGGGAGAAGTTACTTTGCTTGAAAAAGCAGTTAAGGAATCTAAAAACAACTATGAAAAAGTGGCGCTAGCGCAAGCAACAGTAGATGGAGTCAAAGTGGAAGGAATCGATACAAATTTTGCG GAGTTACTCTTTCCAATGATGGAACTATGGACGTGCCTTCTTTCTTTGGCTTTGTGGGAGGATCCGTTGAAGTCTTTGCTTTTCTGTTGTGTTTTCACTTACATCATTTGCAG GGGATGGCTGAGCTATGCCTTTGCACTGACGCTCATCTTTATTGCGGTCTTCATGGTCCTCACTCGATATTTTAGCCAAGGAAAGTCCACTCACGAGGTTAAGGTGTTAGCCCCTCCAGCGATGAATACGATGGAGCAGCTTTTGGCTGTTCAGAACGCAATATCTCAAGCTGAAGGGATCATCCAGGATGGGAACGTTGTTCTTCTCAAGCTACGTGCCTTGTTGCTGTCCCTTTTTCCTCAG GCGAGTGAAAGATTTGCGATAGCTCTTGTAGTTATGGCTTTGGCTCTGGCATTTCTGCCCGTTAAATATATTGTTCTATATATCTTTTTGGAGACGTTTACATGTTATTCGCCGGTGAGGAGATCTAGCACAGAGAGATGGACGAGAAGATTGCGAGAGTGGTGGTTCAGCATACCCGCAGCGCCGGTTATTCttgaaagagaaaaagaagagaagaagaagaaatga
- the LOC137713148 gene encoding uncharacterized protein isoform X1, translating into MAVASKTRNMLENFVREGSFKWLLGNRSPYDEELEELERSPSARTNWVPELSPIANIVVRRCSKILGVPTTELREGFNSEASESIKHPSCYARNFLEYCCFRALALSTQVTGHLADKKFRRLTYDMMIAWEAPAAASQPLLNLDEDLSVGVEAFSRIAPAVPIIANVITSENIFKVLASSSDGRLQFFTYDKYLSGLERAIRKMRSQSESSLLSAMRSSKREKILEVDGTVTTQPVLEHVGISTWPGRLILTDHALYFEALRVVSYDKAKQYDLSDDLKQVVKPELTGPWGTRLFDKAVFYKSVSLSEPAIIEFPELKGHTRRDYWLAIIREILYVHRFINKYQIKGIKKDEALSKAVLGILRLQAIKEISSQTDLRYEGLLMFNLCDQLPGGDLILETMADMSTFKEFDRSSKSKPGGGMYSISALDMISNLGFSFGTSSSSPVEAGLAVGEITVGEVTLLEKAVKESKNNYEKVALAQATVDGVKVEGIDTNFAVMKELLFPMMELWTCLLSLALWEDPLKSLLFCCVFTYIICRGWLSYAFALTLIFIAVFMVLTRYFSQGKSTHEVKVLAPPAMNTMEQLLAVQNAISQAEGIIQDGNVVLLKLRALLLSLFPQASERFAIALVVMALALAFLPVKYIVLYIFLETFTCYSPVRRSSTERWTRRLREWWFSIPAAPVILEREKEEKKKK; encoded by the exons ATGGCCGTGGCAAGCAAAACCAGAAATATGCTCGAAAATTTTGTAAGAGAAGGATCCTTCAAATGGTTGCTTGGAAATCGAAGCCCTTATGATGAAGAATTGGAGGAGTTGGAAAGATCTCCTTCGGCCCGGACAAATTGGGTACCAGAGCTATCTCCAATTGCAAACATAGTAGTCCGAAGATGTTCAAA AATCCTTGGTGTTCCTACAACTGAGCTTCGTGAAGGCTTCAATTCTGAGGCTTCTGAATCTATAAAGCATCCGTCGTGTTATGCAAGGAACTTTTTGGAATACTGCTGTTTTCGAGCACTTGCTCTGTCCACTCAAGTAACAGGTCATCTGGCTGATAAAAAGTTTCGACGCCTGACATATGACATGATGATAGCTTGGGAGGCTCCAGCTGCTGCTAGCCAACCCTTACTAAAT TTAGATGAGGATTTATCCGTTGGGGTAGAGGCTTTCTCTAGAATAGCTCCAGCAGTTCCTATTATTGCAAATGTGATTAccagtgaaaatatttttaaggtGCTTGCATCATCAAGCGATGGGAGACTTCAGTTCTTCACATACGACAAGTACCTAAGTGGACTAGAAAG AGCAATAAGAAAAATGAGGAGCCAATCAGAGTCGTCACTTCTTTCTGCCATGCGATCATCAAAAAGAGAGAAGATTCTGGAAGTGGATGGAACAGTCACTACCCAGCCAGTTCTTGAGCATGTAGGAATTTCTACATGGCCTG GAAGGTTAATTCTGACAGACCATGCACTTTACTTTGAGGCCCTGCGTGTTGTATCTTATGACAAGGCGAAACAATATGATCTATCAGATGACTTAAAACAGGTTGTGAAACCCGAGTTGACTGGCCCCTGGGGTACTAGACTGTTTGACAAGGCAGTCTTTTATAAATCAGTTTCGTT ATCAGAACCAGCTATAATAGAGTTCCCAGAGCTGAAGGGGCATACACGTCGCGATTATTGGCTAGCAATCATACGGGAGATTTTATATGTTCATcgatttataaataaataccaGATCAAGGGGATTAAAAAGGATGAAGCACTTTCAAAGGCGGTGCTTGGAATTCTGCGACTACAagcaattaaagaaattagctCTCAAACTGATTTACGCTACGAGGGTCTTTTAATGTTCAATCTTTGTGATCAATTACCAGGTGGAGACTTGATACTTGAAACCATGGCAGATATGTCAACTTTTAAGGAATTCGATAGGTCTAGCAAATCTAAGCCCGGAGGTGGAATGTATTCGATCTCAGCCTTGGACATGATTTCTAACCTGGGATTTTCATTTGGAACAAGTTCTAGTAGTCCTGTTGAGGCTGGGCTTGCCGTGGGTGAGATAACTGTGGGAGAAGTTACTTTGCTTGAAAAAGCAGTTAAGGAATCTAAAAACAACTATGAAAAAGTGGCGCTAGCGCAAGCAACAGTAGATGGAGTCAAAGTGGAAGGAATCGATACAAATTTTGCGGTAATGAAG GAGTTACTCTTTCCAATGATGGAACTATGGACGTGCCTTCTTTCTTTGGCTTTGTGGGAGGATCCGTTGAAGTCTTTGCTTTTCTGTTGTGTTTTCACTTACATCATTTGCAG GGGATGGCTGAGCTATGCCTTTGCACTGACGCTCATCTTTATTGCGGTCTTCATGGTCCTCACTCGATATTTTAGCCAAGGAAAGTCCACTCACGAGGTTAAGGTGTTAGCCCCTCCAGCGATGAATACGATGGAGCAGCTTTTGGCTGTTCAGAACGCAATATCTCAAGCTGAAGGGATCATCCAGGATGGGAACGTTGTTCTTCTCAAGCTACGTGCCTTGTTGCTGTCCCTTTTTCCTCAG GCGAGTGAAAGATTTGCGATAGCTCTTGTAGTTATGGCTTTGGCTCTGGCATTTCTGCCCGTTAAATATATTGTTCTATATATCTTTTTGGAGACGTTTACATGTTATTCGCCGGTGAGGAGATCTAGCACAGAGAGATGGACGAGAAGATTGCGAGAGTGGTGGTTCAGCATACCCGCAGCGCCGGTTATTCttgaaagagaaaaagaagagaagaagaagaaatga